Proteins encoded in a region of the Drosophila busckii strain San Diego stock center, stock number 13000-0081.31 chromosome 2L, ASM1175060v1, whole genome shotgun sequence genome:
- the LOC108606190 gene encoding F-box/LRR-repeat protein 15, producing MCALHIEEEAHLAAMGNGLVQLRPPHGEVNLFDISWEDVLIPYVASHLSLKDLFNLRCCSTTGQRFMEDALAKRQELVLSGNNSKNIAQCFKVVARCCQRLEQLHLARCKWLTDRLLLPLLKNNKERLSSVNLNECVNITALSLQPIIVECKQLRVLKLSKCHWLTTGAVDALTLHQSKLVEFDISNCGAIGERCLNIFFRKLNKLTILSLANTPSVTDQVVIQIGFHCRELEHLNLIGCTAVSDFGVHALSVQCTSLQSLLVQRCHRITERSLAPLPHVNKKQLRSRQSKQSSPT from the exons ATGTGCGCGTTACACATCGAAGAGGAGGCGCACTTAGCTGCGATGGGAAATGGATTAGTGCAGTTACGCCCACCCCATGGCGAGGTTAATCTGTTTGATATAAGCTGGGAGGATGTGCTAATACCATATGTCGCCAGTCACTTGTCCCTTAAAGATCTATTTAACCTACGCTGCTGTTCAACAACTGGACAACGTTTTATGGAAGATGCGCTGGCTAAGCGCCAAGAGCTAGTGCTCTCTGgcaataattcaaaaaatattgcgCAGTGCTTCAAGGTGGTGGCGCGCTGCTGTCAACGCTTGGagcaattgcatttagcaCGTTGTAAATGGCTAACGGATAGATTGCTACTGCcgctgcttaaaaataacaagGAACGCTTAAGCTCAGTGAATCTCAACGAGTGCGTCAACATCACGGCGCTCTCACTCCAGCCCATCATAGTGGAGTGCAAGCAATTGCGTGTACTAAAATTATCCAAGTGTCACTGGTTGACAACTGGCGCAGTGGATGCGCTTACTCTGCATCAAAGCAAACTGGTGGAATTTGACATATCAAACTGTGGCGCTATTGGCGAGCGCTGTCTCAACATCTTCTTTCGCAAGCTCAACAAACTCACCATTCTCTCTTTGGCAAACACACCGAGCGTTACCGATCAGGTTGTCATCCAAATTGGTTTTCATTGCCGTGAGCTGGAGCATTTAAATCTGATTGGCTGCACGGCGGTCTCCGACTTTGGTGTGCA TGCACTCAGCGTTCAATGCACGAGcttgcagtcgctgcttgtTCAACGCTGCCATCGCATAACAGAACGTTCCTTGGCGCCGCTGC
- the LOC108606145 gene encoding cilia- and flagella-associated protein 44 — protein MDADAENVELLGEEEEQADDLNVSFLQDIISLEHSFGYDCKRLFNMVLVDADTLIFASGNFLHYFSISKREVTFRETVFGCGIGFITKNERPEFQNLFTVGENGPKPTIFIYEYPSHDVRIKLQHAAKSCFTAGSYNSTGELFASQAGYPDFVITIWRWERAEVVLRAKSFQSNILFVHFSEYNPILLCSSGLSHIKFWKMANTFTGLKLKGDLGRFGKTDFSDICAMYMLPDENVISGCDWGNMLLWEAGLIKFEICRKGRKPCHMKPITRITMKNGEVTTVGMDGYVRVWFWETVDLADPPEDDLFVEIDPIYEFKIAEVELRAMQKIELFNEEDFSYYAQDGNGGIWFCDINTFDVPRPPQQLYSCVGGRVIAAQMSSVSPHMLALSEGGKLFVYEYEQRRLLLEKQFPAIGVDIHWLDTQISSSGMELVAGFEDGILRQLFLDLSTPSRATVHLVKAYKAHTAPITAITINRQRELLLSASADKSMFIYTMGNDKHGLVELTPLGFVEFKGIPCCFYWHEEEPCVVLVGCKSGELYEYNIRTNISDDDTYLSYNITDESRLRSTRFVSVKSRIRRDLRREKIKRRKEKKRDRKLKEIEKLKQANPGLQIDMEAALADSEPDEEEEPLHIPSIPNRIIWLRYTERDTIWVSMTGYDAGYIYELQFDAPEPVICTMIADADDIEIHSYIIIEDFLIFGMMNGSLRLNHLNQENFTDLTDYRLYPVHDSLKGLIPRIMLSYDGQYLVSVGYDGNVLLFKWNGPKIVRNSLKDKLPAMPDIGVVEDILDPETPSMEQEKINAELKRQQEAAEAHDRDVLNKIGILQADYFEIIRRNDELPPGLRASDKDLLLDPRTTQQIRDELQAELDDVREDLAYDLEFAQVGHRKLYNHFLLELDHVPFSVAPLRSDSPAVATFRLQSLGEEFEQIKRDIEERLKQELDMGLTEMVASEEKVDSISGPPAETFFFGRDPNSITPRFSRKMMRLLIRYRNRQWYEVRRIFDWDKLERQKPDPNRNHPDDDAKIAEAQRNLGDYKLKIGDDYEPKATDTLTAKYIEIVECRERYFEMLDNFNLKVSALRERKKDLMEFIQKKKERLTRLCEFLPESNRLEVKPIREIDMDAEYPELNLIEHCEPGCGVNVDDILYLEQTVDEVIESRKPTNVVSSIVLFQMTENDKRDLHEFTMFESLQISTLKRALPTSEIIEFLNHLPPISEPAYFDLDEENNSAFVHELRHRWLRQLVTEQLHIHAELDEEIRHFDLEVDKLLDERFHVKLDSEFMAAYLITLNQELYILRDSEQIESQLLMNAKVAMATRNELQLVINATNRQLDELRKAIDRLNEQIAALQLVFMGTVKGHKFYDFLRRIFKKKWRPPKRIHAEDESSSSSSSSSSSSEDAADAASVDSLDMTTIRLDETTCPSGLERPLYELAFAMRADRHGLERNLLDAQKDVERKRREIVDMQTKMKYHEEVYQRELNTLLQFRRNRQHEINKVQVSVVLRMDQVQHFYEGEDYRDMSQAILFDSGILVDLRRRAEQLAEETAATRRWHRINFVHLRRMNRDIKFMRFEITRLEEEIKQAMTKRFGLIVNLDELEEEVLRRYVFDLETTAEEELRALEKELQERQLELSRCEEELVQETQNNTEKINIMTVLREQKNKLDVILECQERNYAKWANPQSLNLGFDIEKLLSIDNQLLLQIEHLEREICTLRLKSKPLQINELEQLPRSQQQPQVNTEFMPNDMEQEICPTVLNVDAFMLPAMPDEFIMDRVHTIVQKTFNHFFGKHTTPENIRKFAQRSSLYLCQAAYNFQGKYTDRIADCITEHLESIVPKKYLLHISAEELRKLFNEIVSVFEYERSDVNTEELISGIFDHAKESLCARGICEIVNRTHFIASHMFKELVEVLPLEEFQSNETLRIVVDVLEREPMVDPRAINVEELVATTLAHAKENLLDGITAVPLRQLAKNIQRDLLKRRQLKPPNCQSPLAVRIASKKTGTGTGLPF, from the exons ATGGATGCAGATGCGGAGAATGTGGAGCTGCTGGGCGAAGAGGAGGAGCAGGCTGATGATCTAAATGTGTCCTTTTTGCAGGATATCATAAGCTTGGA ACACTCCTTTGGCTATGACTGCAAGCGTCTGTTTAATATGGTGCTGGTGGATGCGGATACGTTAATCTTTGCCTCTGGTAACTTTTTGCATTACTTTAGCATATCCAAGCGTGAGGTGACTTTTCGTGAAACTGTTTTCGGCTGCGGCATAGGATTTATTACA AAAAACGAACGTCCGGAGTTCCAGAATCTGTTTACTGTTGGGGAAAACGGACCCAAGCCTACCATATTTATCTATGAGTATCCTTCGCATGATGTGCGCATCAAACTACAACATGCAGCCAAATCCTGCTTTACGGCGGGCTCTTACAACTCCACTGGCGAGTTGTTTGCCTCACAGGCTGGCTATCCGGATTTTGTTATAACCATCTGGCGCTGGGAGCGTGCCGAGGTGGTGCTGCGCGCCAAATCCTTTCAGAGCAACATACTCTTTGTGCACTTTTCGGAGTATAATCCCATACTGCTTTGCTCCTCCGGCTTGAGTCATATCAAGTTTTGGAAAATGGCCAACACATTTACAGGCTTGAAGCTCAAAGGCGACTTGGGCCGCTTTGGCAAGACGGACTTTAGCGATATATGTGCTATGTATATGCTGCCGGATGAGAATGTTATATCGGGCTGTGATTGGGGCAACATGCTGCTCTGGGAGGCGGGGTTGATCAAGTTTGAAATCTGTCGCAAAGGACGCAAGCCTTGCCACATGAAGCCCATAACGCGCATTACCATGAAGAATGGCGAGGTGACCACCGTGGGCATGGATGGTTATGTGCGTGTTTGGTTTTGGGAAACTGTCGACTTGGCTGATCCACCCGAGGATGATTTGTTTGTGGAAATTGATCCTATTTATGAGTTTAAAATAGCGGAAGTTGAGCTGCGTGCTATGCAAAAGATTGAACTTTTTAATGAAGAGGACTTCAGCTACTACGCACAGGATGGCAATGGTGGCATCTGGTTTTGTGACATCAATACCTTTGATGTGCCCAGGCCACCGCAGCAGCTGTATAGCTGTGTGGGTGGGCGTGTCATAGCAGCGCAAATGTCATCGGTGTCGCCACATATGCTGGCGCTCTCCGAGGGCGGAAAATTGTTTGTCTACGAGTATGAGCAGCGTCGTCTGCTGCTGGAGAAACAATTTCCCGCCATTGGTGTTGATATACACTGGCTGGACACGCAAATCTCTAGCAGCGGCATGGAGCTGGTCGCTGGCTTTGAGGATGGCATACTGCGTCAGCTATTTCTGGATCTCAGCACACCCAGCCGCGCCACTGTGCATCTGGTCAAAGCCTACAAAGCGCACACAGCGCCTATAACAGCCATCACTATTAATAGACAGCGTGAGCTACTGCTTAGCGCTTCAGCGGACAAGAGCATGTTCATCTATACCATGGGCAATGATAAGCATGGGCTGGTGGAGCTCACCCCGCTGGGCTTTGTCGAATTCAAGGGCATTCCCTGTTGCTTCTACTGGCATGAGGAGGAGCCTTGTGTTGTCCTCGTTGGCTGCAAGAGTGGCGAACTCTACGAGTACAACATTCGCACCAACATCAGCGATGATGACACATATCTAAGCTATAATATCACCGATGAGTCGCGTCTACGCAGCACACGTTTCGTCTCCGTTAAGAGTCGCATACGTCGTGATCTGAGGCGTGAGAAAATTAAACGACGCAAGGAGAAGAAACGCGATCGCAAGCTAAAGGAAATTGAAAAGCTCAAGCAGGCAAATCCAGGACTGCAGATTGATATGGAAGCTGCGCTCGCTGACTCCGAGCCAGACGAAGAGGAGGAACCGCTGCATATACCCAGCATACCCAATCGCATCATTTGGCTGCGCTATACCGAACGTGATACCATTTGGGTTTCCATGACAGGCTACGATGCGGGCTACATCTATGAGCTGCAATTTGATGCTCCAGAGCCTGTTATATGCACCATGATTGCAGATGCGGATGATATTGAAATACACTCCTACATAATTAT CGAGGATTTCCTCATCTTTGGCATGATGAACGGCAGTCTGCGCCTCAATCATCTGAACCAGGAGAACTTTACGGATCTAACTGACTATCGCCTTTATCCTGTGCATGATTCCTTAAAAGGCCTTATACCGCGCATTATGCTAAGCTATGATGGCCAATATCTAGTGTCCGTTGGCTATGATGGCAATGTCCTACTGTTTAAATGGAATGGACCCAAGATAGTGCGAAATTCGCTTAAGGACAAACTGCCTGCTATGCCGGACATAGGCGTCGTGGAGGATATACTTGACCCTGAAACACCCTCCATGGAGCAGGAGAAAATCAATGCAGAGCTTAAACGCCAGCAGGAGGCGGCAGAGGCACACGATCGGGATGTGCTCAACAAAATAGGCATACTGCAAGCcgattattttgaaataataagaCGCAATGATGAGCTGCCGCCTGGACTGCGTGCGTCGGACAAGGATCTGTTGCTGGATCCACGCACGACGCAACAAATACGCGACGAGCTGCAAGCCGAACTGGATGATGTGCGTGAGGACTTGGCCTATGATCTGGAGTTTGCTCAAGTTGGACATCGCAAGCTTTATAATCATTTTCTCCTTGAGCTCGATCATGTGCCCTTTTCAGTGGCGCCACTACG ttCCGATTCGCCTGCTGTGGCTACATTTCGTCTGCAGTCACTTGGCGAAGAATTCGAGCAAATCAAACGCGATATTGAAGAGCGTTTAAAGCAGGAGCTGGATATGGG TTTGACTGAAATGGTGGCCTCTGAGGAGAAGGTCGACTCGATAAGTGGTCCACCGGCAgaaacatttttctttggaCGCGATCCGAACAGCATCACGCCGCGATTCAGTCGCAAGATGATGCGTCTGCTGATTCGCTATCGCAATCGGCAGTGGTATGAGGTGCGCCGCATCTTCGACTGGGACAAGCTGGAGCGCCAGAAGCCCGATCCGAATCGCAATCATCCAGACGACGATGCCAAAATAGCCGAAGCGCAACGTAATTTAGGTGACTATAAGCTAAAGATTGGCGACGACTACGAGCCCAAGGCTACAGATACGCTGACAGCCAAGTATATAGAGATTGTCGAGTGTCGGGAGCGTTACTTTGAGATGTTGGATAATTTTAATCTAAAGGTATCGGCGCTGCGTGAACGCAAAAAGGATCTCATGGAGTTTATACAGAAGAAGAAGGAGCGATTGACGCGCTTATGTGAATTTCTGCCCGAGAGCAATCGCTTGGAGGTGAAGCCAATACGTGAAATCGATATGGATGCAGAGTATCCTGAGCTGAATCTTATCGAGCACTGCGAGCCTGGCTGCGGCGTCAATGTGGACGATATACTCTATCTGGAGCAAACTGTGGATGAAGTTATTGAGAGTCGCAAGCCAACGAACGTCGTCAGCAGCATTGTGTTGTTCCAAATGACAGAGAATGATAAGCGTGATCTGCATGAGTTTACCATGTTTGAAAGTTTGCAAATAAGCACGCTAAAGCGCGCGCTGCCCACTTCGGAGATTATCGAGTTTCTCAATCACCTGCCACCCATAAGTGAGCCAGCTTACTTTGATCTAGACGAAGAAAATAACTCAGCGTTTGTGCACGAGTTGCGACATCGCTGGCTGCGTCAATTGGTTACGGAGCAGTTGCACATACATGCCGAGCTTGACGAGGAAATACGACACTTTGATCTCGAAGTGGACAAGCTGCTCGATGAGCGTTTCCATGTTAAGCTAGACAGCGAATTTATGGCTGCCTATTTAATCACACTCAATCAGGAATTGTATATTCTACGCGACAGCGAGCAAATTGAATCTCAGCTGCTGATGAATGCCAAGGTGGCCATGGCCACACGCAACGAACTGCAGCTAGTCATCAATGCCACCAACCGTCAGCTGGATGAGCTACGCAAGGCTATTGACAGGCTCAACGAACAAATTGCTGCCCTCCAGTTGGTCTTCATGGGCACGGTGAAGGGCCACAAGTTTTACGATTTCCTGCGTCGCATATTCAAAAAGAAATGGCGTCCACCCAAGCGTATACATGCTGAGGATGAGTCGTCATCTTCTTCCTCATCGTCCTCATCGAGCAGTGAGGATGCCGCTGATGCCGCCAGCGTGGATTCGCTGGATATGACCACCATACGCTTGGACGAAACCACCTGCCCCTCCGGCCTGGAGCGTCCACTCTATGAGCTCGCCTTTGCCATGCGTGCTGATCGTCATGGACTCGAGCGTAATCTACTCGATGCCCAAAAGGATGTGGAGCGCAAACGGCGCGAAATTGTCGACATGCAGACCAAGATGAAGTACCACGAGGAAGTCTATCAGCGCGAACTTAACACACTGCTGCAGTTTAGA CGCAATCGCCAACACGAAATCAACAAGGTACAGGTGTCTGTCGTGCTGCGTATGGATCAGGTGCAGCATTTTTATGAGGGCGAGGACTATCGTGACATGTCTCAGGCCATACTCTTCGATTCGGGCATTTTGGTTGATCTACGGCGACGTGCTGAGCAGCTGGCGGAGGAAACGGCGGCCACACGACGCTGGCATCGCATTAACTTTGTGCACTTGCGTCGCATGAATCGCGACATCAAGTTCATGCGCTTTGAGATTACAAGACTGGAGGAGGAGATTAAGCAGGCCATGACCAAGCGTTTTGGCTTGATTGTCAATCTGGATGAACTGGAGGAGGAGGTGCTGCGACGCTATGTCTTTGATTTGGAGACAACAGCAGAGGAAGAGTTGCGGGCACTCGAAAAGGAGCTGCAGGAGCGACAG TTAGAGTTAAGCCGATGCGAGGAGGAACTTGTTCAGGAGACGCAGAACAATACGGAAAAGATCAATATAATGACAGTTCTGCGGGAGCAGAAAAACAAACTGGACGTCATCTTGGAGTGCCAGGAGCGCAACTATGCCAAGTGGGCCAATCCGCAATCGTTGAATCTGGGCTTTGATATAGAAAAGCTGCTCAGCATTgacaatcagctgctgctgcaaattgag CATCTGGAGCGTGAGATTTGCACACTGCGTCTCAAGTCGAAGCCGCTGCAGATAAATGAGCTGGAGCAATTGCCTcgctcgcagcagcagccgcaggtTAACACTGAATTTATGCCCAACGATATGGAGCAGGAGATCTGTCCTACGGTCTTAAATGTAGATGCCTTCATGCTGCCAGCCATGCCGGATGAGTTCATCATGGATCGCGTGCATACCATAGTGCAAAAGACTTTCAATCATTTCTTTGGCAAGCACACTACGCCGGAGAATATACGTAAATTTGCGCAGCGCTCGTCGTTGTATCTATGCCAGGCCGCTTATAACTTTCAGGGCAAGTACACGGATCGCATTGCGGACTGCATTACAGAGCATCTGGAGAGCATTGTGCCCAAGAAGTATTTGCTGCACATAAGCGCTGAGGAGCTGCGCAAGCTATTCAACGAGATTGTCTCTGTATTTGAGTACGAGCGCAGCGATGTGAACACAGAGGAGCTCATCTCGGGTATATTTGATCATGCCAAGGAGTCGCTGTGCGCCAGAGGCATTTGTGAAATCGTAAACCGCACGCACTTTATTGCCTCACACATGTTCAAGGAGCTGGTCGAGGTGCTGCCGCTGGAAGAGTTTCAGTCCAATGAAACTTTACGCATTGTTGTGGACGTGCTAGAGCGCGAGCCCATGGTAGATCCACGTGCCATTAATGTAGAGGAGCTGGTAGCTACTACGCTGGCGCATGCCAAGGAGAATCTATTGGATGGCATCACAGCTGTGCCGCTACGTCAGCTGGCCAAGAATATACAACGCGATCTGCTGAAGCGTCGCCAGCTAAAGCCGCCCAATTGCCAGTCGCCGCTGGCGGTGCGCATAGCGTCCAAGAAGACCGGCACAGGCACAGGTTTACCTTTCTAG
- the LOC108595254 gene encoding SWI/SNF-related matrix-associated actin-dependent regulator of chromatin subfamily A-like protein 1, protein MSACSAAEIEEKRRLALAKLMAKKAQQPATNSTTSVKPATSVTSPQQLSAKSASNFYKSPPQNNNTRPTIQAAAVGNKSSAFLNALKAIKSTSARELGRVAAHPYQRPKDAPKPLLGLSPEKNKQQTGAALAPVFVKSITCRVYMISRKRFAVEPSGYNDKLIMVFKKMPTKMYDSKTRIWNFDLTDYQLLLQHVTDLKPNVVIGTIPKKVIDLCQRPAKSIERSVLASISDSLAQKLMPFQEEGVCFAIAQQGRLMICDEMGLGKTYQALAVADYFKDDWPLLICTTASTRDTWARHVTELLPALPLHCIQVLANSQIYFGDAKVLITSYNMMERYMDKLLQRKFGFVIFDESHTLKNSKAKCTTVAKRLTDQAKRVILLSGTPALSRPLELFTQLQLVDSRFMNFMEFTSRYCDGKQNQFGWDANGQSNLEELRAILMLKYMIRRTKAEVLPQLSQKHRETVVLDPALVWTNEDAKSTCSDFNKELQQAKGKSREEILLRFYARTAEVKTKAVCAYLKTLVKEQIKFIIFAHHRIMLDAISTCLCGLHVDFIRIDGTTRSDLRADYVDTFQNKSNCKVAVLSLKACNSGITLTAAEMILFAELDWNPSTLAQAESRAHRIGQTKPVICRYLMANQTADDTIWIMLKNKQEVLSKAGIFAENLQEAKHTAAPTTSHHIEEYFSPTKSIPNQCKASTMKQFLTSQTNSNNKQSTDKDKDKGIDTFFDHDEADDTMAQFLTQAKSQANPIDRDVAAFFDNDDDDEAFKDLIF, encoded by the exons atgtCAGCTTGCAGTGCAGCTGAAATTGAAGAAAAGCGgcgtttggctttggcaaagTTGATGGCCaaaaaagcgcagcagccagcaacaaattctACAACTAGTGTAAAGCCGGCAACAAGTGTCACCTCGCCACAGCAGTTGAGCGCCAAATCAgcatcaaatttttataaatctcCTCCTCAAAACAACAATACAAGGCCAACAatacaagctgctgctgttggtaaCAAAAGCTCAGcatttttgaatgcattaaaagcaataaagtcAACAAGCGCGCGAGAACTGGGACGTGTTGCAGCACATCCTTACCAGCGACCAAAAGATGCGCCGAAACCGCTATTGGGGCTTAGTCCGGAAAAGAATAAGCAACAAACGGGCGCTGCATTGGCGCCAGTATTTGTCAAGTCAATTACCTGTCGCGTATACATGATTAGTCGCAAACGTTTTGCTGTAGAACCTTCAGGCTATAATGACAAGCTCATAATGGTATTTAAAAAGATGCCCACTAAGATGTACGACAGCAAGACGCGGATTTGGAATTTTGATCTTACGGattatcagctgctgcttcagcatGTGACTGATCTAAAGCCCAATGTAGTTATAGGCACTATACCCAAAAAAGTGATAGACTTATGTCAAAGACCTGCAAAGTCAATTGAGCGCAGCGTGCTGGCTTCCATAAGTGATTCATTGGCGCAGAAACTTATGCCGTTTCAGGAGGAGGGAGTTTG CTTTGCTATTGCGCAGCAGGGACGTCTTATGATCTGTGATGAAATGGGTTTGGGCAAAACCTATCAAGCACTGGCTGTTGCTGACTACTTTAAGGATGATTGGCCACTGCTTATATGCACTACTGCCAGCACACGTGATACCTGGGCGCGACACGTCACCGAACTGCTGCCTGCATTGCCCCTACACTGTATTCAAGTACTGGCTAATAGTCAAATTTACTTTGGCGATGCCAAGGTGCTTATCACTAGCTACAATATGATGGAACGTTATATGGACAAGCTGCTGCAACGtaaatttggttttgttatatttgatGAATCGCATACACTAAAGAACAGCAAGGCCAAGTGCACAACGGTGGCCAAGCGTCTAACAGATCAGGCCAAACGTGTGATATTATTATCTGGCACACCAGCGTTGTCGCGTCCTTTGGAGCTATTTACACAGCTGCAATTAGTCGATAGTCGTTTTATGAACTTTATGGAATTTA CTTCGCGCTATTGTGATGGCAAACAGAATCAGTTTGGCTGGGATGCCAATGGGCAATCGAATTTAGAGGAACTGCGCGCCATTTTAATGCTCAAGTATATGATAAGACGCACTAAGGCTGAAGTGCTGCCGCAGCTGTCGCAAAAGCATCG TGAAACTGTTGTGCTAGATCCAGCGCTAGTATGGACCAATGAAGATGCCAAAAGCACCTGCAGTGATTTCAATAAGGAACTGCAGCAGGCCAAAGGCAAATCGCGTGAGGAAATCTTATTGCGTTTTTATGCACGCACTGCTGAAGTTAAAACCAAAGCTGTTTG cgcATATTTAAAGACTTTAGTAAAGGagcaaataaagtttattatatttgcacaTCATCGCATTATGCTGGATGCCATAAGCACTTGTCTATGTGGATTGCATGTGGATTTTATACGCATTGATGGCACAACACGCAGCGATTTGCGTGCGGATTATGTGGATACATTTCAGAATAAAAGTAACTGCAAGGTGGCAGTGCTTTCGCTTAAAGCCTGCAATTCAGGCATTACACTAACTGCAGCTGAAATGATTCTATTTGCTGAGCTGGACTGGAATCCAAGC ACGCTTGCGCAGGCAGAGAGTCGCGCTCATCGCATAGGCCAAACCAAGCCTGTTATATGTCGCTATTTGATGGCAAACCAAACAGCAGACGATACTATATGGataatgctaaaaaataaacaagaagTGCTAAGCAAAGCAGGCATATTTGCTGAAAACTTGCAAGAAGCGAAGCATACAGCGGCGCCTACAACg TCACATCACATCGAAGAATACTTTTCACCCACAAAGTCAATCCCAAACCAATGCAAGGCAAGCACTATGAAACAATTCTTAACAAGCCAAACTAACAGCAATAATAAGCAATCGACTGATAAGGATAAGGATAAAGGCATTGATACATTTTTTGATCATGATGAGGCAGATGACACCATGGCGCAGTTCCTAACACAAGCTAAATCGCAAGCTAATCCGATTGATAGGGATGTTGCGGCATTTtttgataatgatgatgatgatgaagcgTTTAAagatttgatattttaa